Proteins from one Homalodisca vitripennis isolate AUS2020 chromosome 3, UT_GWSS_2.1, whole genome shotgun sequence genomic window:
- the LOC124357698 gene encoding uncharacterized protein LOC124357698 isoform X1 has product MFDCDIKHLIGEVKRHPVLWDTTHPDYNHRQPKALAWEEVTVNLFVDSLNWSNYEKFGKVKDVQKKWENIKDLYTKEMKYEKRVEEGQAQPRKRKYPYLNLLDFLMPPKKNKRSNEPSKEQEQNGQENKIHENHLSSPALRENSCGGEIAQTETQQCHDLDEDKHSQEDTPEHDLSRQEQPSDQLTEDPPDTITLTQEQNGDKMFLLSLLPYFTKLTEEHKLQARISIEKVLQDLIYKNTAAD; this is encoded by the exons ATGTTTGACTGTGATATCAAACATCTTATCGGAGAAGTGAAACGTCATCCTGTGTTGTGGGACACAACACATCCTGATTATAATCATCGGCAACCCAAAGCTCTAGCTTGGGAAGAAGTAACCGTGAATTTATTTGTAGATTCACTTAACTGGTCCAATTACGAAAAATTTGGAAAAG TGAAAGATGTGCAAAAGAAGTGGGAGAATATTAAGGATTTGTATACAAAAGAAATGAAATATGAAAAGAGAGTTGAAGAAGGTCAAGCTCAACCAaggaaaagaaaatatccttACTTAAATCTTCTTGATTTTTTAATGCCACCAAAAAAGAACAAgag ATCTAACGAACCAAGTAAAGAACAAGAACAAAATGGacaggaaaataaaatacatgaaaacCATCTCAGCTCCCCAGCTTTAAGAGAAAACAGTTGTGGTGGTGAGATTGCTCAAACAGAAACCCAACAATGTCATGATCTTGATGAAGATAAGCATTCCCAGGAGGATACTCCAGAGCACGATCTGTCCAGACAAGAACAACCCAGCGATCAGTTGACTGAGGATCCCCCTGATACCATCACCCTCACCCAGGAGCAAAACGGCGATAAAATGTTTCTCTTGTCTCTGCTGCCCTATTTCACTAAACTCActgaggaacacaagttacaggCCAGAATTTCCATTGAAAAAGTTTTGCaggatttaatttacaaaaacacagcAGCTGATTGA
- the LOC124357698 gene encoding uncharacterized protein LOC124357698 isoform X3, translating into MGKRQYTGCFKMKDVQKKWENIKDLYTKEMKYEKRVEEGQAQPRKRKYPYLNLLDFLMPPKKNKRSNEPSKEQEQNGQENKIHENHLSSPALRENSCGGEIAQTETQQCHDLDEDKHSQEDTPEHDLSRQEQPSDQLTEDPPDTITLTQEQNGDKMFLLSLLPYFTKLTEEHKLQARISIEKVLQDLIYKNTAAD; encoded by the exons ATGGGAAAAcgacaatatacagggtgtttcaaaa TGAAAGATGTGCAAAAGAAGTGGGAGAATATTAAGGATTTGTATACAAAAGAAATGAAATATGAAAAGAGAGTTGAAGAAGGTCAAGCTCAACCAaggaaaagaaaatatccttACTTAAATCTTCTTGATTTTTTAATGCCACCAAAAAAGAACAAgag ATCTAACGAACCAAGTAAAGAACAAGAACAAAATGGacaggaaaataaaatacatgaaaacCATCTCAGCTCCCCAGCTTTAAGAGAAAACAGTTGTGGTGGTGAGATTGCTCAAACAGAAACCCAACAATGTCATGATCTTGATGAAGATAAGCATTCCCAGGAGGATACTCCAGAGCACGATCTGTCCAGACAAGAACAACCCAGCGATCAGTTGACTGAGGATCCCCCTGATACCATCACCCTCACCCAGGAGCAAAACGGCGATAAAATGTTTCTCTTGTCTCTGCTGCCCTATTTCACTAAACTCActgaggaacacaagttacaggCCAGAATTTCCATTGAAAAAGTTTTGCaggatttaatttacaaaaacacagcAGCTGATTGA
- the LOC124357698 gene encoding uncharacterized protein LOC124357698 isoform X2 — translation MRKRSLTFELHFVKDVQKKWENIKDLYTKEMKYEKRVEEGQAQPRKRKYPYLNLLDFLMPPKKNKRSNEPSKEQEQNGQENKIHENHLSSPALRENSCGGEIAQTETQQCHDLDEDKHSQEDTPEHDLSRQEQPSDQLTEDPPDTITLTQEQNGDKMFLLSLLPYFTKLTEEHKLQARISIEKVLQDLIYKNTAAD, via the exons ATGCGGAAAAGGAGTTTGACCTTTGAGCTCCACTTTG TGAAAGATGTGCAAAAGAAGTGGGAGAATATTAAGGATTTGTATACAAAAGAAATGAAATATGAAAAGAGAGTTGAAGAAGGTCAAGCTCAACCAaggaaaagaaaatatccttACTTAAATCTTCTTGATTTTTTAATGCCACCAAAAAAGAACAAgag ATCTAACGAACCAAGTAAAGAACAAGAACAAAATGGacaggaaaataaaatacatgaaaacCATCTCAGCTCCCCAGCTTTAAGAGAAAACAGTTGTGGTGGTGAGATTGCTCAAACAGAAACCCAACAATGTCATGATCTTGATGAAGATAAGCATTCCCAGGAGGATACTCCAGAGCACGATCTGTCCAGACAAGAACAACCCAGCGATCAGTTGACTGAGGATCCCCCTGATACCATCACCCTCACCCAGGAGCAAAACGGCGATAAAATGTTTCTCTTGTCTCTGCTGCCCTATTTCACTAAACTCActgaggaacacaagttacaggCCAGAATTTCCATTGAAAAAGTTTTGCaggatttaatttacaaaaacacagcAGCTGATTGA